From the genome of Glycine max cultivar Williams 82 chromosome 2, Glycine_max_v4.0, whole genome shotgun sequence, one region includes:
- the LOC547645 gene encoding 40S ribosomal S4 protein, translating into MARGLKKHLKRLNAPKHWMLDKLGGAFAPKPSSGPHKSRECLPLILILRNRLKYALTYREVIAILMQRHVLVDGKVRTDKTYPAGFMDVVSIPKTNENFRLLYDTKGRFRLHSVRDDEAKFKLCKVRSVQFGQKGIPYLNTYDGRTIRYPDPLIRANDTIKLDLEENKIVDFIKFDVGNVVMVTGGRNRGRVGVIKNREKHKGSFETIHVQDSTGHEFATRMGNVFTIGKGTKPWISLPKGKGIKLSIIEEARKRIAAQQATAA; encoded by the exons ATG GCTAGGGGATTGAAGAAGCATCTCAAGAGGCTCAATGCTCCTAAGCATTGGATGCTTGACAAACTGGGTGGTGCATTT GCGCCCAAACCCTCATCTGGACCACACAAATCTAGGGAGTGCCTTCCCCTCATACTCATCCTACGAAACCGGCTAAAGTATGCTCTGACTTACCGTGAAGTCATCGCTATTCTGATGCAGAGACATGTTCTTGTTGATGGAAAAGTCAGGACTGACAAGACTTACCCTGCTGGTTTCATGG ATGTTGTTTCAATCCCAAAAACCAATGAGAACTTCCGCCTGCTCTATGACACTAAAGGCCGATTCCGTCTCCATTCTGTCAGGGATGATGAGgcaaag TTCAAGCTCTGCAAGGTTAGGTCAGTGCAGTTTGGCCAGAAAGGTATCCCATACCTGAACACCTATGATGGTCGCACCATCCGTTACCCAGACCCTCTCATCAGGGCCAACGACACCATTAAGCTGGATCTGGAGGAAAACAAGATTGTtgattttatcaaatttgatGTTGGGAATGTAGTTATGGTAACAGGTGGGAGAAACAGGGGGCGTGTTGGAGTGATCAAGAACAGGGAGAAGCATAAGGGTAGCTTTGAGACAATTCACGTGCAGGATTCCACTGGACATGAATTTGCTACTCGCATGGGCAATGTGTTCACTATTGGCAAGGGCACAAAGCCATGGATATCACTGCCCAAGGGTAAGGGTATTAAGCTATCAATCATTGAAGAAGCTAGGAAAAGGATTGCCGCCCAGCAAGCAACTGCTGCTTAA
- the LOC547645 gene encoding 40S ribosomal S4 protein isoform X1, producing the protein MARGLKKHLKRLNAPKHWMLDKLGGAFVSETFIILGPVLKCIILKTDVKHFHPVQAPKPSSGPHKSRECLPLILILRNRLKYALTYREVIAILMQRHVLVDGKVRTDKTYPAGFMDVVSIPKTNENFRLLYDTKGRFRLHSVRDDEAKFKLCKVRSVQFGQKGIPYLNTYDGRTIRYPDPLIRANDTIKLDLEENKIVDFIKFDVGNVVMVTGGRNRGRVGVIKNREKHKGSFETIHVQDSTGHEFATRMGNVFTIGKGTKPWISLPKGKGIKLSIIEEARKRIAAQQATAA; encoded by the exons ATG GCTAGGGGATTGAAGAAGCATCTCAAGAGGCTCAATGCTCCTAAGCATTGGATGCTTGACAAACTGGGTGGTGCATTTGTAAGTGAAACTTTCATCATTCTTGGTCCAGTTTTGAAGTGTATTATTTTAAAGACTGATGTGAAACATTTTCATCCTGTACAGGCGCCCAAACCCTCATCTGGACCACACAAATCTAGGGAGTGCCTTCCCCTCATACTCATCCTACGAAACCGGCTAAAGTATGCTCTGACTTACCGTGAAGTCATCGCTATTCTGATGCAGAGACATGTTCTTGTTGATGGAAAAGTCAGGACTGACAAGACTTACCCTGCTGGTTTCATGG ATGTTGTTTCAATCCCAAAAACCAATGAGAACTTCCGCCTGCTCTATGACACTAAAGGCCGATTCCGTCTCCATTCTGTCAGGGATGATGAGgcaaag TTCAAGCTCTGCAAGGTTAGGTCAGTGCAGTTTGGCCAGAAAGGTATCCCATACCTGAACACCTATGATGGTCGCACCATCCGTTACCCAGACCCTCTCATCAGGGCCAACGACACCATTAAGCTGGATCTGGAGGAAAACAAGATTGTtgattttatcaaatttgatGTTGGGAATGTAGTTATGGTAACAGGTGGGAGAAACAGGGGGCGTGTTGGAGTGATCAAGAACAGGGAGAAGCATAAGGGTAGCTTTGAGACAATTCACGTGCAGGATTCCACTGGACATGAATTTGCTACTCGCATGGGCAATGTGTTCACTATTGGCAAGGGCACAAAGCCATGGATATCACTGCCCAAGGGTAAGGGTATTAAGCTATCAATCATTGAAGAAGCTAGGAAAAGGATTGCCGCCCAGCAAGCAACTGCTGCTTAA
- the LOC100790874 gene encoding protein MID1-COMPLEMENTING ACTIVITY 1 isoform X2 — protein MENLAQVAGLNAMSVTNTVITAAHNARAHRRNCERMAAQVRMIWNLLEALKSTEVARLPATKEPLDGLEEALQEALDLVESCKDRSYLYMLAMGWSVVNQFRHVQAQIDRYLGLVPLISVVHDFRMQHFSEEDKREYTLDEEEMETQNVILKTSRSKKDACILEKSLSRRYPDLVFHEALKEEKEKLHVELSRSRTNNDPEQCRVIEHLIEVTKNVVNMSPNKKVTKIVFNEPTDLIARHITDNAIASEDLELESGDKSQSEWKTDLFGCCREPCLCLKTCFFPCGTFSWIANVVTRGETSRKRAMTNLVAYSIFCGCCCYSCCIRRKLRNQFNIEGGLCDDFLTHLMCCCCAMVQEWRELELSGFGDCQERKMFPPPNQFMES, from the exons atGGAGAACCTAGCGCAGGTTGCAGGGTTGAACGCAATGAGCGTGACGAACACGGTGATAACGGCGGCGCACAACGCGAGGGCGCACCGGCGGAACTGCGAGCGCATGGCGGCGCAGGTGAGGATGATATGGAACCTATTGGAGGCGCTGAAATCGACGGAGGTGGCGCGGTTGCCTGCGACGAAGGAACCCTTGGACGGTCTCGAAGAGGCTCTGCAGGAAGCGTTGGATTTGGTGGAAAGTTGCAAAGACAGGAGTTACCTGTACATGCTTGCCATGGGTTGGAGCGTAGTGAATCAGTTCCGCCACGTTCAGGCGCAGATCGATCGCTACCTTGGACTCGTGCCATTGATTTCCGTAGTCCATGACTTTCGTATGCAG CATTTCAGCGAAGAGGATAAAAGGGAATACACTCTGGATGAAGAAGAAATGGAGACCCAAAATGTGATATTAAAGACTAGTCGATCTAAGAAGGATGCATGTATATTGGAGAAGTCCTTATCTCGTAGGTATCCAGATTTGGTGTTCCACGAGGCCCTCAAAGAGGAGAAAGAAAAACTGCATGTTGAACTAAGTAGATCAAGAACCAATAATGACCCAGAACAATGCAGGGTAATTGAACATCTTATTGAAGTCACAAAAAATGTTGTCAACATGTCACCCAACAAAAAGGTTacaaaaattgttttcaatGAACCAACTGATTTGATTGCAAG GCATATAACTGATAATGCCATAGCCTCTGAGGACCTTGAGTTGGAATCTGGAGATAAAAGTCAATCAGAATGGAAGACTGATCTCTTTGGTTGCTGTAGGGAGCCTTGCTTAT GCTTGAAGACCTGCTTCTTCCCATGTGGAACATTTTCTTGGATAGCAAATGTGGTTACTAGAGGAGAAACTT CTCGAAAACGAGCAATGACTAATCTAGTGGCTTACTCCATCTTTTGTGGTTGCTGCTGTTATTCTTGTTGCATAAGAAGGAAACTGCGTAACCAGTTTAACATTGAG GGAGGTTTGTGTGATGACTTCTTAACGCATCTAATGTGTTGCTGTTGCGCAATGGTTCAAGAATGGCGTGAGCTTGAGCTCAGTGGTTTTGGAG ATTGCCAGGAAAGAAAGATGTTTCCCCCTCCGAACCAGTTCATGGAGTCgtga
- the LOC100790874 gene encoding cell number regulator 13 isoform X1 — protein MENLAQVAGLNAMSVTNTVITAAHNARAHRRNCERMAAQVRMIWNLLEALKSTEVARLPATKEPLDGLEEALQEALDLVESCKDRSYLYMLAMGWSVVNQFRHVQAQIDRYLGLVPLISVVHDFRMQHFSEEDKREYTLDEEEMETQNVILKTSRSKKDACILEKSLSRRYPDLVFHEALKEEKEKLHVELSRSRTNNDPEQCRVIEHLIEVTKNVVNMSPNKKVTKIVFNEPTDLIARHITDNAIASEDLELESGDKSQSEWKTDLFGCCREPCLCLKTCFFPCGTFSWIANVVTRGETSRKRAMTNLVAYSIFCGCCCYSCCIRRKLRNQFNIEGGLCDDFLTHLMCCCCAMVQEWRELELSGFGGMLNRLNFFRHIFIVKLLLRMVYQRESIVLQPKPCG, from the exons atGGAGAACCTAGCGCAGGTTGCAGGGTTGAACGCAATGAGCGTGACGAACACGGTGATAACGGCGGCGCACAACGCGAGGGCGCACCGGCGGAACTGCGAGCGCATGGCGGCGCAGGTGAGGATGATATGGAACCTATTGGAGGCGCTGAAATCGACGGAGGTGGCGCGGTTGCCTGCGACGAAGGAACCCTTGGACGGTCTCGAAGAGGCTCTGCAGGAAGCGTTGGATTTGGTGGAAAGTTGCAAAGACAGGAGTTACCTGTACATGCTTGCCATGGGTTGGAGCGTAGTGAATCAGTTCCGCCACGTTCAGGCGCAGATCGATCGCTACCTTGGACTCGTGCCATTGATTTCCGTAGTCCATGACTTTCGTATGCAG CATTTCAGCGAAGAGGATAAAAGGGAATACACTCTGGATGAAGAAGAAATGGAGACCCAAAATGTGATATTAAAGACTAGTCGATCTAAGAAGGATGCATGTATATTGGAGAAGTCCTTATCTCGTAGGTATCCAGATTTGGTGTTCCACGAGGCCCTCAAAGAGGAGAAAGAAAAACTGCATGTTGAACTAAGTAGATCAAGAACCAATAATGACCCAGAACAATGCAGGGTAATTGAACATCTTATTGAAGTCACAAAAAATGTTGTCAACATGTCACCCAACAAAAAGGTTacaaaaattgttttcaatGAACCAACTGATTTGATTGCAAG GCATATAACTGATAATGCCATAGCCTCTGAGGACCTTGAGTTGGAATCTGGAGATAAAAGTCAATCAGAATGGAAGACTGATCTCTTTGGTTGCTGTAGGGAGCCTTGCTTAT GCTTGAAGACCTGCTTCTTCCCATGTGGAACATTTTCTTGGATAGCAAATGTGGTTACTAGAGGAGAAACTT CTCGAAAACGAGCAATGACTAATCTAGTGGCTTACTCCATCTTTTGTGGTTGCTGCTGTTATTCTTGTTGCATAAGAAGGAAACTGCGTAACCAGTTTAACATTGAG GGAGGTTTGTGTGATGACTTCTTAACGCATCTAATGTGTTGCTGTTGCGCAATGGTTCAAGAATGGCGTGAGCTTGAGCTCAGTGGTTTTGGAGGTATGCTGAATAGACTTAACTTTTTCAGACATATCTTCATCGTAAAACTGTTACTAAGGATGGTGTATCAAAGAGAGTCTATAGTGCTGCAGCCTAAGCCTTGTGGTTAA
- the LOC100801465 gene encoding peptide-N4-(N-acetyl-beta-glucosaminyl)asparagine amidase A, whose protein sequence is MPLFNTTNNKMTTFLCFLLFLLMTTLSESQPDRFLRPKTLSGGSNQEYFEVNYPPNSHEPTPSCSHRIIHHAFANTINSPPYTTTYAPPPRCPAPWSRVVLHFHVRCKGEQYDRIAAIWLAGAELLRTSTAEPSPAGIFWNVRKDVTKYSSLLAKPNQDLTMMLENIVNNEFTGVYHVTVTLLFYNEYAVRVPFVPCPEELNNFDPIQSRSRSRSRSRSLVQEPGSRGVNESPADLIIPISDDGRRGFWFKLEEEKGSCSKTIRIPRNTYRAVLELYVSFHGNDEFWYSNPPNSYIKANGLETERGNGAYREVYVTIDGQVVGWEIPFPVIFTGGINPLFWEPMVAIGAFDLPSYDIDLTPFLGKVLDGKEHVFGIGVVKGISYWLLNANLHLWLDHESTVVHANPVVHHSPETSIERQEEFKGLDGAFGVDAEKETQITGWVMTSAGNITTTVSQGFSFKNSMKFQHNGSIKTVKQKFKAKKKVKVIDGKGESITRLKVRRRYPLRVVTNTKLFQDGSYRLVTDLSHTLKEKHVSGCFVKSINNEQNSKGWIDVKGHSVVSGQASTSQNYSYFDRFTCYSRNVAATNGRIVADNSTFVCEL, encoded by the coding sequence ATGCCATTATTCAACACAACAAACAACAAGATGACCACTTTCCTCTGTTTCTTACTCTTCCTCTTGATGACAACCTTATCAGAGTCCCAACCAGACCGTTTCTTGAGACCTAAAACCCTTAGTGGCGGTTCTAACCAAGAATACTTCGAGGTGAATTACCCTCCAAATTCGCACGAACCCACACCTTCATGCTCCCACCGAATCATCCACCACGCTTTCGCCAACACCATCAATTCTCCACCGTACACCACCACCTACGCGCCTCCACCGCGGTGTCCGGCGCCGTGGTCCCGCGTGGTCCTCCACTTCCACGTGCGGTGTAAGGGGGAGCAGTACGACCGCATCGCCGCCATCTGGCTCGCCGGCGCCGAGCTTCTCCGCACCAGCACCGCCGAGCCCAGCCCTGCCGGCATCTTCTGGAACGTCCGCAAGGACGTCACGAAATACTCCTCCCTCCTCGCCAAGCCCAACCAGGACCTCACCATGATGCTCGAAAACATCGTCAATAATGAATTCACCGGCGTCTACCACGTTACCGTCACTCTCCTCTTCTACAACGAGTACGCCGTTAGGGTTCCGTTTGTCCCCTGCCCCGAAGAACTCAATAATTTTGATCCAAttcaatcaagatcaagatcgAGATCAAGATCGCGATCTCTTGTTCAGGAACCGGGTTCCAGAGGCGTTAATGAATCGCCGGCGGATTTGATTATTCCGATCTCCGACGACGGACGGCGAGGGTTCTGGTTCAAATTGGAGGAAGAAAAAGGTTCTTGTTCAAAGACAATTCGAATTCCGCGGAACACTTACCGCGCGGTGCTTGAGTTATACGTTTCTTTCCACGGAAACGACGAGTTTTGGTACTCGAACCCGCCGAATTCGTACATAAAGGCGAACGGATTAGAAACGGAGCGTGGAAACGGCGCGTACAGGGAAGTGTACGTGACAATCGACGGCCAGGTTGTTGGATGGGAGATTCCGTTTCCGGTGATATTCACCGGCGGAATAAACCCTCTGTTCTGGGAACCGATGGTGGCGATTGGGGCCTTTGACCTTCCCTCATACGACATCGATTTGACGCCGTTTTTGGGGAAGGTTTTGGATGGAAAAGAGCACGTGTTCGGAATAGGGGTTGTGAAGGGAATCTCTTATTGGTTATTGAACGCCAATTTGCATCTTTGGTTGGATCATGAATCCACGGTGGTTCATGCAAACCCTGTGGTTCATCACAGTCCTGAAACTTCAATTGAACGGCAGGAGGAGTTTAAAGGGCTTGATGGGGCGTTTGGTGTGGACGCAGAGAAGGAAACGCAGATCACAGGGTGGGTTATGACCAGTGCCGGCAACATCACCACCACGGTTTCTCAAGGTTTCTCTTTTAAGAACTCCATGAAGTTCCAACACAACGGGAGTATCAAGACCGTTAAGCAGAAGTTCAAGGCCAAGAAAAAAGTTAAGGTGATCGATGGAAAAGGCGAATCGATTACTAGGTTGAAGGTTAGGAGGAGGTACCCTTTGAGGGTGGTCACAAACACTAAGCTGTTTCAGGATGGGTCTTATAGGCTTGTCACTGATCTTTCTCACACTCTTAAGGAGAAGCATGTGAGTGGGTGCTTCGTGAAATCGATTAATAACGAGCAGAACTCAAAAGGGTGGATCGATGTGAAGGGTCACTCTGTTGTGTCGGGTCAAGCAAGCACCTCGCAGAATTACAGTTACTTTGATAGGTTCACTTGCTACTCACGCAATGTTGCTGCGACTAATGGCAGGATTGTTGCGGACAATTCAACTTTTGTCTGTGAATTGTGA